CCGTTCCAGATCCCGGGAAACGGTGAGCCAGGGCAGGCCGGTGCGGGCCGGGAAGAGGGCGGGGTCGAAGCCCTGGTTGAGGCGCAGGGCGTTCATGAGAAATTCAAAGGGCAGTTCGGCCGGGGGCACCGGGTGGCGCTCCTGGACCGGGTCGCCCCCGGGCAGCTTTTCCAGGTATTCCCGGGGGTGTTTCCAGCGCATGGCCCGCTCCACCTGATGGCGGCCCGTGGCCGGGTCAAAGGCGGTGATTTTGCCGTGGGCCCCGGCGCCGATGCCCAGGTAGTCGCCAAAGGTCCAGTAATTCAGGTTGTGGCGGCACTGGCGCCCGGGCCGGGCAAAGGCGGAGGTTTCGTAATGGACGAAACCGGCCGCCGCCAGCCGGGCCTCGATGGCATCCTGCATGTCGGCGCACCGGTCCGCCTCGGGCAGCTCCGGGGGGGCAGCGGCGAAGGCCGTGTTGGGTTCCAGGGTGAGCTGGTAGCAGGATAGGTGGGTGGGGCCCAGGTCCAGGGCCTGTTCCAGGTCGGCCTGGGCCTCTTCCAGTGTCTGGCCGGGCAGGCCGTACATTAAATCCAGATTGAAATTGTCGAACACCCGGGCCGCCAGCCGGGCCGCCACCAGGGCCTGTTCCCGGTCGTGGATACGGCCCAGGGCCCGGAGATGGGCGTCGTTAAAGCTCTGTATGCCCAGGGACAGGCGATTTACCCCCGCCTCCCGAAAGGCCTGGAATTTTTCTGCCTCCGCCGTGCCCGGATTGGCCTCCAGTGTGATTTCCGCGTCCGGCAACAGGGGCAGGCGCAGGCGTACCCCGTCCAGCAGGGCTTGGAGGGCCGGACCGGAAAGCAGGCTGGGGGTGCCGCCGCCGATGAAAATACTGCTGATTTTGCGGCCCCAGATCTGGGGCAGGGCCCTTTCCAGATCCCCCATGAGGGCGGCCACATAGGCCTGCTCCGGCACCTCCCCCAAGCGGGCGTCGCCCCCCGCCGGCCGCTCCAGCCCGTGGGAATTGAAGTCGCAATAGGGGCATTTGCGCACGCACCAGGGCACATGGATGTAGAGGGCCAGGGGCGGCGGGCTGTCAAAGCGCAGGGGGCCCGGGTCGGCCTGGCCGGGAACGTGGAGGGGAATGATGGGGCGGGGCATGGGCGGTGGGTGGAGTGGGCTGGGGCCGGCAGGTGAGGGAATTGGGGGCGGGTGCCGTGGTTGGGGGCGTGGGGTTAAGGGGCGGAGGGGAGGGCGAGGCTACCGGACCGGGGGCCGCTGCGGGCGGCAGGATCGGGGAAGTGAGTCGCCGG
This sequence is a window from Azospira inquinata. Protein-coding genes within it:
- the hemW gene encoding radical SAM family heme chaperone HemW, which translates into the protein MPRPIIPLHVPGQADPGPLRFDSPPPLALYIHVPWCVRKCPYCDFNSHGLERPAGGDARLGEVPEQAYVAALMGDLERALPQIWGRKISSIFIGGGTPSLLSGPALQALLDGVRLRLPLLPDAEITLEANPGTAEAEKFQAFREAGVNRLSLGIQSFNDAHLRALGRIHDREQALVAARLAARVFDNFNLDLMYGLPGQTLEEAQADLEQALDLGPTHLSCYQLTLEPNTAFAAAPPELPEADRCADMQDAIEARLAAAGFVHYETSAFARPGRQCRHNLNYWTFGDYLGIGAGAHGKITAFDPATGRHQVERAMRWKHPREYLEKLPGGDPVQERHPVPPAELPFEFLMNALRLNQGFDPALFPARTGLPWLTVSRDLERAAADGLVTLAPDRVAPTEQGRHFLNALLERFLP